One Manduca sexta isolate Smith_Timp_Sample1 chromosome 28, JHU_Msex_v1.0, whole genome shotgun sequence DNA window includes the following coding sequences:
- the LOC115445143 gene encoding E3 ubiquitin-protein ligase UBR5 isoform X4 encodes MSTMHFVVHPLPGTEDQLIDRLREVADRWNRYGTGAGSSALSSLRGVRAVAAGPAHIACLLEDGTICRAAFSIIPDRLDLSKTDASKNGGNGGGGSGGGGTSGGKQGGSGGGCGSRQQPRTRARIMRNSIRAAPSSQGSTSRATGVIIGASGSGRVVSVPAPFVPEDLVTQAQVVLQGKSRSLIIRELQRTNLDVNLAVNNLLSRDDEEGEEPEGGEGGDGYVPEDLISLLDGGFHAAQQDQSVIIDADTMFSEDIFGRSGGGGGGGSSGGRGGASRESSSSTQERPSEFSRWRERQYFGPRRWLESALRDTSWDKDGTESKKKDSAMSASPLWVSEELEYWDSNIRFTHIAATYSELIAISTQGQLHQWRWADAHPYQRNDGSSSTNAYHPRANWLGLASGERIVNISAAGIRVSVLTDSGRIATFLDESIAHAPGASRLEHPLQPFMEFGSDKAVSLHVCSLYTVARLDSGALYWWGVLPLGQRARLWEKHRARSRKQQRGHSSTTPQDLQAGQSVTMKNAPMYQPGAIGFNMSTGVPKVGILQNAAWNLSDMCRFKLLPPPQPDRSVSDKDKRDLQNQSPLTVSSVKASSSSSSKDAGKDSNKDMADRLDMPPPPSPASSTCSDTSTSHKRAKRVTVRGEEGSSNDGSKRDEEEWPLKEVVFLEDVKSVPLGRVLKVDGAYAAVRFPTIGKDGKEVVPSAPDDWTTLLQDCRLVRKDDLIAVKWGAGGAGPRGPDCLQRSPRKIALPPEIQVITIAVDNRGVHAVVRRPGGTLAYAVYAVGTTRALTDSTFPTDNNALLGYSNGQAIQLATAAEGSEPVVMMLDGNSALYPVSRDCVGMVREPPALNVSPARALVAHALPLHPHAAHQNHHNHHNALKSQVALIIIVPEPQLMMPRVLRCDLDGVRQLLHQLETDNNKQQILAILQERCDGNRNILHACVHMCAPTSNKEPDIVENSMPNLAGGTGGNSTNAEEAVPAISWPPETFEASGDEDSLMGLTNNGKMSGSSNGAGAVSSDPAERRGNALAALRALCESTTLQPYLMQLLTAKDGMGQTPLMAAVAERAYRAALVILDAIRACTDADETQRSEAIFPPNAHPDHSPLLVLCCNDTCSFTWTGQEHINQDIFECKTCGLTGSLCCCTECAKVCHKGHDCKLKRTSPTAYCDCWEKCRCKALVGGNWAARCDLLARLARDTQLATHFNSRGESILLFLVQTVGRQAVEQRQFRAGGGRGRGPRKQPGSDAEVDAPDHDLEPPRFARRALLHLLGDWPAVEAAVMCGAAGGAGSGGGASEEARPAGRAPSRAASPAPHQSGTTLLDKFTHALIVKCTNEMLDTLLHTLIREQQNDTIPGRAERAREVARRFVRSVARIFVIFSVEMAPGAAKKKGPLSITSSLVRCRRVFAALVALSVEELVEAADALLAPVRLGVVRPTAPFPLATTYVDLVNGSEDLFGVEPLSTGHSRLAHARRESNATGSRGAAAGGTSMGSSTLVPDRSSTPVATEYADDVAGEALGGDDDASETDEPNVPAPVPPPDAQHHDDAMGERGQEQHVVVENGTERAEGGESESELDLLAEVETESDSDDQDNAESAQRSVQTGATQGSDAGIASLLLYPEDSSGDSTQPEDEDSEAGETDEPDGEADPPLHDGETLERRAAPPARPNLAPHSMQWAIRSRESSRGTSGNTGGVRLTGGSSLVFIDPASLRRSAAAAAAGAHDPHSTSTTASCLARAFGIVIRQIADLLWEYERVTLPLPRMVPLVYREALRLQCYLERQLKPTWDWLVTVMDATEAQLRFGASLTSNNAGTSGTDTNRSSVPATRRTPSLTSPATRIIGFSEGPRARDREQGVEAGSARREFLAYCLSLLRAHSAEHAEQLPVLDVAALKHVAYVLDALVYYMRAAQPQPHHHQHLWTQDENENEEGDEEMVVGGGAAAESDSESEGARGRAHSFFQRSDSTLCLGCPPPDPFNMTMQDALPLADQPQLLQPNARREELFGMPRQLVTVPPAGDAPPGVNNPLEGTLVPRRLGLSTRGTDRGWSPPTRPASAPPTHNHTLTRDEPQDLSCTKDTATKMDIDTDGEYLSDSDSNETKNIPRKKHHRHPHTMSSSSNIEESNTQPSEFHTLVNTVCSIIEAPHQQNIPVTNSPGPSGSGSAAVESRASSSRSPGKTVIVRAGELLSAPDPLESQEISAHVTVETTGLPPPPLLPSLSTPSQPRACPSLGASVSHDLLLGRWRLSLDLFGRVFTEDVGLEPGSVVAELGGFPVKEVKFRRDMEKLRNSQQRDLTLHKMERDRAKLLQQTFAELNSAFAGQNRRAHSAQPPLAVNRVKVTFRDEPGEGSGVARSFYTSVAEALLANEKLPPLESTTGSGSNSSNSNGTSGSAGAATGGTSGNSSARGGGRARSKEAARRAGARAAAPRAPAAREPRRVLSVDARPYSPQAAPGTEGAGYSGDRSGGHNDHLTHHQAQLGERLYPRVHSLHPTFAGKITGMLLELTPAQLLVLLASEDALRQKVREAMDLIVMHPSEAILDLDVFSVSERGGTGAAGGASSGGSTAGAGASVSGAATATPDDAAPLFYSPGKRGYYSPRQGRATPERINAFRNVGRIIGLCLLQNELCPMFLNRHVLKYVLGRPVRFHDLAFFDPVVYESLRQLVVDAETGDSHSLFAALDLNFSLEMCEEEGGGCVELVPGGRELEVTAHNVYDYVRKYAQHRMLLSQEKALEAMRVGVLDVLPESALEGLTAEDLRLLLNGVGDINVTALVSYTSFNDESGEPPERLARFKRWLWAIVDKMTHLERQDLVYFWTGSPALPASEEGFQPMPTVTIRPADDAHLPTANTCISRLYIPLYSSRHVLKHKLLLAIKTKNFGFV; translated from the exons ATGTCTACAATGCATTTTGTGGTCCATCCTTTGCCTGGCACAGAGGATCAACTAATAGACAG gcTTCGAGAAGTGGCGGACCGTTGGAACAGATATGGAACGGGCGCCGGCTCCTCTGCACTCAGCTCTTTGCGTGGAGTGCGTGCTGTGGCAGCCGGGCCGGCTCATATCGCCTGCTTACTCGAAGATGGGACGATATGTCGCGCAGCTTTCTCCATCATTCCTGACAGGCTGGATCTGAGCAAAACAGATGCTAGTAAAAATGGCGGGAATGGCGGAGGAGGTAGCGGCGGTGGGGGGACAAGTGGCGGGAAGCAAGGAGGAAGCGGAGGCGGTTGTGGCTCTCGCCAACAACCACGTACTAGAGCTCGTATCATGAGGAATTCTATACGGGCTGCGCCCAGTTCACAAg GTTCGACAAGCCGCGCTACGGGTGTTATAATCGGAGCATCGGGTTCTGGACGCGTGGTGTCAGTGCCGGCGCCGTTCGTGCCAGAAGATCTCGTTACTCAAGCGCAGGTAGTGCTTCAGGGCAAGAGCAGGAGCCTCATTATTAGAGAATTACAG CGTACAAATTTGGACGTGAACCTGGCGGTAAACAACTTGCTGTCGCGTGACGATGAAGAGGGTGAAGAGCCGGAGGGTGGTGAGGGGGGCGACGGGTACGTGCCCGAGGACCTCATCTCGCTGCTGGACGGCGGCTTTCATGCGGCGCAGCAGGACCAGTCCGTCATCATTGACGCTGACACCATGTTCTCGGAGGACATCTTCGG CCGCAGCGGGGGCGGTGGTGGCGGCGGCAGCAGTGGCGGCCGCGGCGGCGCCAGTCGGGAGAGTAGCAGCTCCACGCAGGAGCGTCCGTCGGAGTTCAGCCGGTGGCGCGAGCGCCAGTACTTCGGCCCACGTAGGTGGCTCGAATCAGCGCTGCGTGATACCTCGTGGGATAAAGATGGAA CTGAAAGCAAGAAGAAGGACTCTGCGATGTCCGCTTCGCCGCTGTGGGTGTCGGAGGAGCTTGAGTACTGGGACAGCAACATCCGGTTTACGCACATCGCAGCCACTTACAGCGAGCTCATCGCGATTTCCACGCAGGGACAGTTGCATCAGTGGCGCTGGGCAGACGCTCATCCATATCAGCGGAATGAT GGCTCGAGCTCTACAAACGCGTACCATCCACGCGCTAACTGGCTGGGCCTGGCCTCGGGCGAGCGCATCGTGAACATCAGCGCGGCCGGCATCCGCGTGTCGGTGCTCACCGACTCCGGACGTATCGCCACCTTCCTTGATGAATCTATTG ctCACGCACCTGGTGCGTCTCGTCTGGAGCACCCTCTACAACCATTTATGGAATTTGGATCTGACAAAGCAGTTTCTCTGCATGTGTGCTCTTTGTATACTGTGGCGAGACTCGATTCTGGAGCATTGTATTGGtg GGGCGTATTGCCGCTAGGTCAGCGAGCTCGCCTGTGGGAGAAGCATCGCGCACGTTCCCGCAAGCAGCAGCGCGGACACTCGTCCACTACGCCGCAGGACCTGCAGGCTGGCCAGAGCGTTACCATGAAGAACGCTCCCATGTACCAGCCGGGAGCTATCG GATTCAACATGTCAACTGGAGTGCCAAAAGTAGGCATCTTACAGAATGCTGCTTGGAATCTCTCTGACATGTGTCGCTTCAAACTACTGCCGCCTCCGCAACCTGACCGTTCTGTTTCCGACAAAGACAAGAGAGATCTACag AATCAGTCTCCACTCACGGTTTCGTCAGTGAAGGCTTCGTCTAGCAGCAGCAGCAAGGACGCAGGCAAAGACAGCAATAAAGACATGGCTGACAGACTCGACATGCCGCCGCCGCCCAGTCCGGCGTCATCTACCTGCAGCGACACTAGCACTTCACACA AACGTGCAAAAAGAGTGACTGTGCGCGGCGAGGAAGGTTCGTCTAACGATGGCTCCAAACGCGACGAGGAAGAGTGGCCACTCAAGGAGGTCGTATTCCTTGAGGATGTAAAGAGTGTTCCGCTTGGCCGGGTCCTGAAAGTCGACGGCGCTTACGCGGCAGTGCGATTCCCTACTATAGGGAAAGATGGCAAAGAAGTTGTGCCATCAGCGCCAGACGACTGGACTACCTTGTTACAAGATTGCCGTCTCGTAAGGAAAGATGACTTGATTGCCGTGAAGTGGGGCGCAGGCGGTGCCGGTCCCCGCGGCCCTGATTGCCTCCAACGTTCGCCGAGGAAGATCGCGCTTCCCCCTGAGATACAAGTCATCACTATTGCT GTGGACAATCGCGGCGTTCACGCTGTGGTCCGTCGGCCGGGTGGCACGCTTGCATACGCTGTATACGCGGTGGGCACTACGCGGGCCCTTACTGACAGCACATTCCCTACTGACAATAATGCACTTCTGGGATACTCCAATGGACAGGCTATCCAGCTAGCTACAGCAGCGGAA GGCAGCGAGCCAGTGGTGATGATGTTAGATGGCAACAGCGCACTGTACCCGGTGTCGCGCGACTGCGTGGGCATGGTGCGTGAGCCGCCCGCGCTCAACGTGTCGCCCGCGCGCGCACTGGTCGCGCACGCGTTACCGCTGCACCCGCACGCTGCGCACCAGAACCATCACAACCACCATAACGCGCTCAAGTCGCAG GTTGCCCTGATAATAATTGTGCCAGAGCCGCAGCTTATGATGCCCCGCGTGCTCCGCTGCGATCTTGATGGAGTGCGTCAGCTGCTGCATCAACTGGAAACTGATAATAACA AGCAACAAATCCTGGCAATCCTACAGGAGCGCTGTGACGGCAACCGGAATATACTCCATGCTTGCGTTCACATGTGCGCACCTACATCCAACAAGGAGCCAGACATTG TGGAAAATTCTATGCCGAACTTAGCTGGGGGCACCGGTGGCAATAGTACTAATGCTGAGGAGGCGGTGCCAGCGATCTCGTGGCCGCCAGAGACGTTCGAGGCTTCCGGCGACGAAGATAGCTTGATGGGTCTTACAAATAATGG CAAAATGTCCGGCAGCAGTAATGGTGCAGGCGCGGTTAGCTCGGACCCAGCGGAACGTCGTGGTAACGCTCTGGCAGCCCTGCGCGCTTTATGTGAAAGCACTACCTTACAGCCGTACCTCATGCAGCTGCTCACTGCTAA GGACGGTATGGGTCAGACACCATTGATGGCGGCGGTGGCGGAGCGCGCGTATCGAGCGGCACTGGTAATCCTGGACGCGATTCGCGCGTGCACTGATGCAGACGAGACTCAGCGCTCAGAGGCAATCTTCCCACCCAACGCGCACCCCGATCATTCGCCGCTCCTTGTGCTTTGTTGCAATGACACCTGCAGCTTCACCTGGACTGGGCAAGAGCACATAAATCAG GACATATTTGAATGTAAGACGTGCGGCCTGACTGGATCACTTTGCTGTTGCACAGAATGTGCTAAG GTATGCCACAAAGGACACGATTGCAAGTTAAAACGTACCTCACCGACCGCATACTGTGATTGCTGGGAGAAGTGCCGTTGCAAAGCACTCGTCGGTGGCAACTGGGCGGCACGCTGCGACCTTTTGGCCAGACTGGCGAGAGATACACAGCTTGCAACACATTTTAACTCAAG GGGCGAGTCAATCCTCCTATTCCTGGTGCAGACAGTGGGTCGACAGGCGGTGGAGCAGCGCCAGTTCCGCGCCGGTGGCGGCAGAGGTCGTGGCCCGCGCAAACAGCCCGGATCTGACGCTGAAGTCGATGCACCCGATCATGACCTCGAACCACCTAGATTCGCTCGACGTGCCCTTTTGCATCTATTGG GCGACTGGCCAGCGGTGGAGGCGGCGGTGATGTGTGGAGCGGCGGGTGGTGCGGGGAGTGGTGGCGGCGCGTCGGAGGAGGCGCGCCCTGCCGGCCGCGCGCCTTCACGCGCTGCCAGCCCTGCGCCGCACCAGTCGGGCACCACGCTGCTCGACAAGTTTACGCACGCACTTATAGTCAAGTGCACCAATGAG ATGCTGGATACCTTGCTGCATACTTTGATTCGCGAACAACAAAATGACACCATTCCGGGACGCGCAGAGCGGGCGCGCGAGGTTGCGCGCCGATTCGTACGGTCTGTTGCcagaatatttgttatattcagTGTTGAAATGGCCCCCGGCGCAGCAAAAAAGAAAGG gccTTTATCAATAACATCGTCTCTGGTGCGCTGCCGGCGTGTTTTCGCCGCTTTAGTGGCTCTTTCTGTGGAAGAACTAGTCGAAGCCGCGGATGCTCTTCTCGCCCCGGTTCGTCTCGGTGTCGTGCGGCCAACGGCTCCTTTCCCTTTGGCGACAACTTACGTGGACCTCGTCAATGGAAGTGAAGACCTCTTTGGAGTAGAGCCACTTTCTACAGGGCATTCGCGCCTGGCTCATGCACGCAG ggaATCAAATGCAACTGGAAGCCGCGGTGCTGCTGCAGGAGGCACATCAATGGGCAGCTCGACATTGGTGCCCGACCGATCATCGACGCCTGTCGCGACCGAGTACGCTGACGATGTAGCCGGCGAGGCGCTGGGAGGCGACGATGACGCCTCGGAGACCGATGAGCCAAATGTACCCGCGCCTGTGCCGCCGCCGGACGCGCAACACCACGATGATGCAATGGGCGAGAG GGGACAAGAACAGCATGTGGTAGTTGAAAACGGAACTGAGCGCGCTGAAGGTGGTGAAAGTGAGAGCGAGTTGGATTTGCTAGCTGAAGTGGAAACAGAGAGCGACTCCGATGATCAGGACAACGCTGAATCGGCTCAGCGCAGTGTTCAAACTGGAGCCACGCAGGGTTCGGATGccg GCATAGCGTCGCTGCTTCTGTACCCGGAGGACTCAAGTGGGGACTCCACGCAGCCAGAAGACGAAGACTCTGAGGCGGGCGAGACCGACGAGCCCGATGGCGAGGCGGACCCACCGCTGCATGACGGCGAGACGCTGGagcgccgcgctgcgcccccCGCCAGACCCAATCTCGCGCCGCACTCCATGCAGTGGGCTATACG TTCGCGTGAGAGTTCTCGCGGCACGAGTGGCAACACGGGCGGTGTGCGTCTCACTGGCGGCTCGTCACTTGTGTTCATCGACCCAGCGTCGCTGCGCCGTTCGGCTGCCGCTGCCGCCGCTGGAGCACATGACCCTCACTCCACATCCACTACAGCTTCTTGTTTAGCCAGAGCTTTTG gCATCGTAATCCGCCAAATTGCTGACCTACTGTGGGAGTATGAACGCGTGACTTTGCCACTGCCCCGAATGGTGCCACTCGTATATCGCGAAGCTCTTCGCCTCCAATGTTATCTCGAGAGGCAACTAAAACCAACTTGGGACTGGCTTGTTACTGTTATGGATGCTACTGAGGCACAGCTTAG attTGGTGCTTCTTTGACGTCGAACAACGCTGGAACATCTGGTACAGATACTAATAGGTCGAGTGTGCCAGCTACGCGGCGAACTCCGTCTCTTACCTCGCCTGCGACGCGGATTATTGGATTTTCGGAAGGGCCACGAGCTAGAGATAGGGAACAAG GTGTAGAAGCTGGTAGCGCGCGACGCGAGTTCCTGGCGTATTGCTTGTCGCTGCTACGCGCGCACAGCGCTGAGCACGCGGAGCAACTGCCAGTGCTGGACGTGGCGGCGCTCAAGCATGTCGCGTACGTGCTCGACGCGCTCGTTTACTACATGCGCGCCGCGCAGCCGCAGCCGCACCACCACCAACACCTATGGACACAG gATGAGAATGAGAATGAAGAGGGCGACGAAGAAATGGTGGTTGGTGGCGGCGCCGCCGCTGAGTCTGACAGCGAGAGTGAGGGAGCTCGCGGCCGTGCGCACTCCTTCTTCCAACGATCTGACTCTACCTTGTGTCTCGGCTGTCCTCCACCGGATCCTTTCAACA TGACAATGCAAGACGCTCTGCCGCTGGCGGACCAGCCGCAGCTGCTGCAGCCGAACGCTCGGCGCGAGGAGCTGTTCGGTATGCCACGGCAGCTGGTCACCGTGCCGCCCGCCGGCGACGCGCCGCCGGGAGTCAACAACCCGCTTGAAGGTACAT TGGTTCCGCGTCGTCTTGGCTTATCTACGCGCGGCACAGATCGCGGATGGTCGCCACCGACGCGGCCCGCGTCTGCACCGCCCACGCACAACCACACATTGACCAGAGATGAACCACAG GATTTGTCATGCACGAAAGACACAGCAACAAAAATGGACATTGACACAGATGGTGAATACCTATCGGATTCAGATTCTAACGAAACAAAGAACATACCAAGAAAGAAACACCATAG ACACCCTCATACAATGTCTTCCAGCAGTAACATAGAGGAGTCTAATACACAACCTTCAGAATTCCACACGTTGGTGAATACTGTGTGTTCCATCATCGAGGCGCCACATCAGCAGAACATACCTGTCACTAATTCACCCG GTCCGAGCGGGTCAGGCAGCGCCGCCGTCGAATCACGTGCTTCTTCCTCACGGAGCCCTGGGAAGACTGTTATTGTACGTGCT ggAGAACTGTTGAGCGCGCCAGATCCATTGGAATCGCAAGAAATTTCGGCCCACGTGACTGTGGAAACCACAGGCCTTCCGCCGCCGCCGCTGTTGCCGTCGCTCTCTACGCCTTCGCAACC ACGCGCCTGTCCGTCACTTGGTGCTTCAGTATCGCATGACTTGCTGCTCGGACGATGGCGGCTTTCGCTCGATCTGTTTGGGCGCGTGTTTACGGAGGACGTTGGCTTGGAGCCCGGCTCTGTGGTCGCTGAACTCGGTGGCTTCCCCGTCAAGGAGGTCAAATTCCGCAGGGATATGGAGAAGCTAAGGAATTCGCAGCAGCGAGATTTGACTTTGCATAAG ATGGAGCGCGACCGAGCTAAGCTACTGCAACAGACATTTGCCGAGCTAAACAGCGCGTTTGCAGGACAGAACCGGCGCGCTCACAGTGCACAGCCGCCGCTTGCCGTTAACCGCGTAAAAGTCACCTTCCGCGACGAGCCTGGCGAGGGCAGCGGCGTCGCCAGGTCCTTCTATACCAGTGTCGCCGAG GCTCTGCTGGCAAATGAAAAACTACCACCTCTAGAGTCAACGACAGGTAGCGGGAGCAACAGCAGTAACAGTAATGGCACTTCTGGCTCTGCCGGTGCTGCCACTGGAGGAACAAGTGGCAATAGTAGTGCACG TGGCGGAGGTCGGGCGCGGTCCAAGGAAGCTGCGCGCCGAGCCGGCGCACGTGCCGCAGCGCCCCGCGCGCCTGCCGCCCGCGAGCCACGCCGCGTGCTTAGCGTGGACGCTCGACCCTACTCACCGCAG GCCGCACCGGGTACGGAGGGCGCAGGATACAGCGGAGACCGATCCGGGGGACATAACGACCACCTCACACATCATCAGGCACAACTCGGCGAACGACTTTATCCAAGA gtgcactctctacaCCCTACTTTTGCTGGGAAAATAACAGGAATGCTCTTGGAATTGACACCAGCACAACTTTTAGTACTTCTCGCAAGTGAAGACGCGCTGCGACAGAAAGTGCGCGAGGCTATGGATCTCATTGTGATGCACCCTTCTGAGGCAATACTAG ATCTAGATGTGTTCTCCGTCTCGGAGCGCGGAGGCACAGGCGCAGCGGGAGGCGCAAGCAGCGGCGGCAGCACAGCAGGCGCGGGCGCGTCCGTTTCAGGCGCGGCCACCGCTACGCCCGACGACGCTGCGCCGCTCTTCTATTCGCCCGGCAAGCGCGGCTATTACTCGCCAAGGCAAGGTCGTGCTACACCCGAACGAATCAACGCATTTAGAAATGTTGGcag gatAATCGGATTGTGTCTCCTTCAGAATGAATTGTGTCCCATGTTCCTGAATAGACATGTGCTGAAGTATGTGCTTGGTCGGCCTGTTCGCTTCCACGATTTGGCTTTCTTTGACCCAGTAGTTTACGAGAGTCTCCGGCAACTTGTTGTCGATGCCGAAACTGGCGATTCACATTCACTCTTTGCTGCTCTTGATCTCAACTTTAG CTTGGAAATGTGCGAAGAGGAAGGAGGTGGATGCGTGGAGCTGGTGCCCGGAGGTCGTGAATTAGAGGTGACAGCTCACAATGTTTATGACTACGTGCGCAAGTATGCTCAACATCGTATGCTGCTCTCACAGGAGAAGGCACTTgag GCAATGCGTGTTGGAGTTCTTGATGTGTTGCCTGAATCGGCGCTAGAAGGTTTAACTGCTGAAGATCTACGGCTTCTGCTGAATGGCGTTGGCGATATAAATGTTACTGCACTTGTCTCATATACTAGTTTTAATGATGAGAGTGGTGAGCCTCCAGAGAGACTCGCACGCTTCAAACGTTGGCTTTGGGCGATCGTCGACAAAATGACACATTTAGAAAGACAAGATCTC GTTTACTTCTGGACCGGTTCACCTGCCTTGCCTGCTTCCGAAGAAGGGTTCCAGCCTATGCCAACAGTGACGATACGGCCTGCGGACGACGCGCACTTGCCCACCGCCAATACTTGTATTTCGCGACTTTACATACCGTTGTACTCCTCGCGACATGTGCTCAAACACAAACTATTGCTAGCCATCAAAACTAAAAATTTCGGTTTCGTCTAG